The following are from one region of the Brienomyrus brachyistius isolate T26 chromosome 4, BBRACH_0.4, whole genome shotgun sequence genome:
- the rnf32 gene encoding RING finger protein 32 isoform X1, translating into MRKDQRSKGHINLAMMAVALQDHAVRDLQLHRLPLQDSVRRRHTSTQRDRTPQWRGEAAHQSGERTQRCRQAHSLEEEYVLGPGPPSLTLAQKLGLVDAPPTPLTTDEWHQVKSRSLLQGESSQPCAICREEFRLQPQVLLSCSHVFHRACLRALERFSSRKCCPMCRRKQYETRVIHDAARLYREKCAVRIQACWRGYVARKWYRHARKTVPPKDKLLRRKFFEEKLQEISDGFMRCCDNSVEEFLSALDLSVESSRLAFREFDRQHLSQMKEEDWAKIEQKASQREASDCPICLTQLHPGSVETSGRPSGGFQQALLLSCSHVFHVCCLQAFEEFCWEGRPVCPVCRSPYLKRAL; encoded by the exons GATCAGAGGTCAAAAGGGCACATCAACCTGGCAATGATGGCGGTCGCCTTGCAGGATCACGCGGTGAGAGATTTACAGCTACACCGGTTACCGCTGCAGGATTCAGTGAGGCGAAGACACACCAGtacacagagggacaggacccCCCAGTGGCGGGGGGAGGCTGCGCATCAGTCGGGGGAAAGAACCCAGAGATGCCGACAGGCTCACAGCCTGGAAGAGGAGTATGTCCTTGGGCCAGGCCCTCCATCACTTACATTAG CCCAGAAGCTTGGCTTGGTCGATGCCCCTCCAACGCCCCTGACCACAGATGAGTGGCACCAGGTTAAGTCGCGGTCACTCCTACAAGGGGAGTCCAGCCAGCCCTGCGCCATCTGCCGAGAGGAGTTCCGGCTCCAGCCCCAG GTTCTGCTGTCCTGCTCTCACGTCTTTCACAGG GCCTGCCTGCGTGCCTTGGAGCGCTTCTCCAGCAGGAAGTGCTGCCCTATGTGCAGGAGGAAGCAGTATGAGACCAGAGTGATTCATGATGCCGCTCGCCTCTACAGGGAAAAGTGTGCCGTCAG GATCCAGGCATGCTGGAGAGGCTATGTCGCTCGGAAGTGGTACAGGCACGCAAGGAAGACGGTGCCACCCAAGGACAAGCTGCTGAGAAGGAAGTTCTTCGAAGAAAAG CTGCAGGAAATTAGCGATGGCTTCATGCGATGCTGTGACAACAGCGTTGAGGAATTCCTAAGTGCCCTCGACCTCTCTGTGGAGTCCAGTAGGCTGGCATTCCGCGAATTTGATAGGCAGCACCTCTCCCAGATGAAGGAAGAGGACTGGGCCAAGATAGAGCAAAAG GCCTCACAGCGAGAAGCTTCGGACTGCCCCATCTGCCTTACTCAGCTACACCCTGGCAGCGTGGAGACGTCAGGGAGGCCCAGCGGAGGGttccagcaggccctgctgctgTCTTGCTCGCACGTCTTCCACGTGTGCTGCCTGCAAGCCTTCGAGGAATTCTGCTGGGAGGGGCGGCCAGTGTGCCCCGTGTGCCGCTCACCCTATCTGAAGAGGGCGCTGTAA
- the rnf32 gene encoding RING finger protein 32 isoform X2: MMAVALQDHAVRDLQLHRLPLQDSVRRRHTSTQRDRTPQWRGEAAHQSGERTQRCRQAHSLEEEYVLGPGPPSLTLAQKLGLVDAPPTPLTTDEWHQVKSRSLLQGESSQPCAICREEFRLQPQVLLSCSHVFHRACLRALERFSSRKCCPMCRRKQYETRVIHDAARLYREKCAVRIQACWRGYVARKWYRHARKTVPPKDKLLRRKFFEEKLQEISDGFMRCCDNSVEEFLSALDLSVESSRLAFREFDRQHLSQMKEEDWAKIEQKASQREASDCPICLTQLHPGSVETSGRPSGGFQQALLLSCSHVFHVCCLQAFEEFCWEGRPVCPVCRSPYLKRAL; encoded by the exons ATGATGGCGGTCGCCTTGCAGGATCACGCGGTGAGAGATTTACAGCTACACCGGTTACCGCTGCAGGATTCAGTGAGGCGAAGACACACCAGtacacagagggacaggacccCCCAGTGGCGGGGGGAGGCTGCGCATCAGTCGGGGGAAAGAACCCAGAGATGCCGACAGGCTCACAGCCTGGAAGAGGAGTATGTCCTTGGGCCAGGCCCTCCATCACTTACATTAG CCCAGAAGCTTGGCTTGGTCGATGCCCCTCCAACGCCCCTGACCACAGATGAGTGGCACCAGGTTAAGTCGCGGTCACTCCTACAAGGGGAGTCCAGCCAGCCCTGCGCCATCTGCCGAGAGGAGTTCCGGCTCCAGCCCCAG GTTCTGCTGTCCTGCTCTCACGTCTTTCACAGG GCCTGCCTGCGTGCCTTGGAGCGCTTCTCCAGCAGGAAGTGCTGCCCTATGTGCAGGAGGAAGCAGTATGAGACCAGAGTGATTCATGATGCCGCTCGCCTCTACAGGGAAAAGTGTGCCGTCAG GATCCAGGCATGCTGGAGAGGCTATGTCGCTCGGAAGTGGTACAGGCACGCAAGGAAGACGGTGCCACCCAAGGACAAGCTGCTGAGAAGGAAGTTCTTCGAAGAAAAG CTGCAGGAAATTAGCGATGGCTTCATGCGATGCTGTGACAACAGCGTTGAGGAATTCCTAAGTGCCCTCGACCTCTCTGTGGAGTCCAGTAGGCTGGCATTCCGCGAATTTGATAGGCAGCACCTCTCCCAGATGAAGGAAGAGGACTGGGCCAAGATAGAGCAAAAG GCCTCACAGCGAGAAGCTTCGGACTGCCCCATCTGCCTTACTCAGCTACACCCTGGCAGCGTGGAGACGTCAGGGAGGCCCAGCGGAGGGttccagcaggccctgctgctgTCTTGCTCGCACGTCTTCCACGTGTGCTGCCTGCAAGCCTTCGAGGAATTCTGCTGGGAGGGGCGGCCAGTGTGCCCCGTGTGCCGCTCACCCTATCTGAAGAGGGCGCTGTAA